In Triticum aestivum cultivar Chinese Spring chromosome 5B, IWGSC CS RefSeq v2.1, whole genome shotgun sequence, the following proteins share a genomic window:
- the LOC123116329 gene encoding basic leucine zipper 43-like — protein MLHHYHHGEVASLHCLSPPNPPFHTHYHHPGMIAAGMTPPPPFHFSPAAYEYEDEPMLQEALAAIGNNSPPGSGGAGDDIHGQVLASAAEEERRRRRMVSNRESARRSRMRKQRQLSELWARVAHLRGANRRLLDELNRAMRSCGDVRRDNDRLSAEKAELEARLEQLMQQAQQSNNASSEPCEKNTTVAAAE, from the coding sequence ATGCTGCACCATTACCACCATGGCGAAGTGGCCAGCCTGCACTGCCTCTCGCCCCCGAACCCGCCGTTCCACACCCACTACCACCACCCCGGCATGATCGCCGCCGGCATGACGCCCCCTCCGCCCTTCCACTTCTCACCGGCCGCCTACGAGTATGAGGACGAGCCTATGCTGCAGGAAGCGCTGGCTGCCATCGGCAATAACAGCCCGCCCGGCTCCGGCGGGGCTGGTGATGACATCCATGGCCAGGTGCtggcttcggcggcggaggaggagcggaggcggcggaggaTGGTGTCCAACCGCGAGTCGGCGAGGCGGTCGCGCATGCGCAAGCAGCGGCAGCTCAGCGAGCTGTGGGCGCGGGTGGCGCACCTCCGCGGCGCCAACCGCCGCCTCCTCGACGAGCTCAACCGCGCAATGAGGAGCTGCGGCGACGTCCGCCGCGACAACGACCGGCTCAGCGCCGagaaggccgagctggaggccagGCTCGAGCAGCTCATGCAGCAAGCACAACAGAGCAACAACGCCTCCTCAGAGCCATGCGAGAAAAACACCACTGTCGCCGCTGCTGAATAA